GTTTGGTCCAGTCTGTTTTGAAGGTGGTTTGGCGGTGTTTATTAATACTCTGTGCATATGGGCCAACTTGGCACTAAGAAGGTAACTTTCAGAGATGACTCCAGAGCACATTTAAACATGCACCCAAAGAGCCCGATAAAGCATGTTCATGTAGCACCACGTCTGACAGCCAAAAATTAGACACAATTCAAGGCTCATTagtaagatatttttttaaaacatggtacATCCATATTAGGGGATACAGTGCAGTAGTTTATTCATACTGACACTGCAAGAACGTCAAGATCAGTTATGTACTCCAAGAACACATGTACTGTGTAACACAGTTTATGTTCAAAATTTGTATGTATTAATAGTTATGCACATGCATGTGACTGTAAAagcacagaataaaaacaaatggttagggacttccctggtggtgtggtggttaagaatctgcctgccaatgcaggggacacgggttcgagccctggtccgggaagatcccacatgccacggagcagctaagcccatgcgccacaactactgagcctgcgctctagagcccgcgagccacaactactgagcccgcatgccacaactgttgaaacctgcatgcctagagcccatgctctgcaacaagagaagccaccacagtgagaagcccgtgcgctggaaggaagagtagcccccgctcgctgcaactagagaaagcccgcgcacagcaacgaagacccaacacagacaaaaataaataagtaaaataaataaatttttttaaaaaatggttagcTTACTTCTGGGGATAGGACAAGGATTAGAGATGTGGTGAAATCAAAGGGGACTTCtgctttctctgtttgtttgaAATTTCAAGATGAAAATGTAAGCCTAtattaattatgtaatttaaaaccTCTCCGAAAAGTTAATGTggcaatttcaaaatttaaacacatttttgtttaaaacacattcatttgggcttccctggtggcgcagtggttgagaatccgcctgccgatgcaggggacacgggttcgtgccccggtccgggaagatcccacatgccgcggagcggctgggcccgtgagccatggtcgctgagcctgcacgtccggagcctgtgctccgcagcgggaggggccgcgacagtgagaggcccgcgtaccgcaaaaaaaacaaacaaacaaacaaacaaaaaaacacattcatttaaaatgtgtatgtcaTCAcgtatctttattttataaggaCCTGAATATTCTTCAACCttattaaaaccataaaaatactttaaaggtGGGGGAGTGGCAACCTGTTGCCTTTCTGGTTTCTCTATATAAGGACTTTATGTTTCTTTATGTTATCACTGCAAGAAAACTTCACATCAGCATTGAGGCACATACAGTCTATATTCCCTAATCCTAAACAAATCTTATGTCAAACCTCAGTGCTGGATCAGAAAATACATACTTTTAGAATGTGCGATGAAATAACAATATTGCAAACCTCATCAAGAATCTTCTGGAAGGGTTAGGGCTCCAGTGGAGAACCGGCCTTTTTGTCAATCATGAACCTTacttttggattctttttcaaatcctctgtatagctttgctggggaataaatttaaaagtgttCCGTAACTCATTATAATGTCTTGGAAAGCGTCTGAAAATTGGGACCACCACAGCTTCCTGACAGACATATGATATTTGGTTATTTGAAAAGCCATCGAGACAAGATGGAACATAGTCACATGCCCAAAGATTGAAATTTCTTGAAATGTGTTGCCTTTTTTCTGGGGAGATCTTCTTACGTCCCAGGCCCTGGAGAAGAATCACAAGAAGGttaggagaaaaatattcaaggtcacacagtttggATGTCTTTAGTAAAACCACCTTTGTGACATCCTATCTCTAAATGCACGGTATGACCACGCTTACAAGAGACATCCTTTATCAACCTGTTGAAGGCTATAAATTGACACTCACAACATCCTGGTTCTCGCAGCCTTCCACTCCCACCAAGAGGACTGGACTTCTAGAGACATGGAGGGCAGAACCGGAGAGACCACAGCCTGGACTCCCTGGGACCCCAAGTATGTCCTCTGCGGCCAGGTGGCTCCTCAGCGTATCCACCCCAGGCTGCATCTCCAGCACTCAGTGGGATGATTCTTACACCGAGAGCTCCAAAGGTTCTTTCCCATCCCAGAGGATTCCCAATGAGGAAAGCAGTACCTTTGGGTCTCTGATCACAGGCTTCCTCATCAACTCTTACTAATGTGgccattagaaaattttaaattgcctaTGCGCTTGCAATCTCTTTTCATTGCCCAGTGCTTTGTTAACCACCACTAACCAGTGCTATcagactttattttcttcagtgatgGGGAAACACCACCTCCGGAGAAAAGACAACTGCAGTTATCAGGAAGTCCTTCTTTATATCATGTAAGCTCCCCGTCCATTCCTTTGACTTCTCatggatcctggctctgccatccaGAGGCACACATAGGCAATCCGTCCTCCCCATGACAGATCTTCACAAGAAAGCTCACAAATGAGACAGTTTATGGGAAAGCACACTGATGAGCATGAAATTCACAAAAACCTAACCAGAAGGAAGGCTGGTGCCGATTTTGAAAGCTACGTGGGACTCTCAGAAAtttatgcttttttccccccctggTAACCTGTTATGAGGCTTTAATCTTGTTCCAAGTTTGAGGTCAGTCCTCTATCTTCAACACGTCTCAGAAAATCAGGAGCCCTAATGTCGCTCCTTATTTTATTAGCAACTTGGAGAGAAATACTCACAGAGTCAAGGTAGAATCCAGAGTTCTGAAGGCTGTGACGACTGTCGTGTACAGAGAAGGGGAAGTTGTTATTTACTGCTTGCTGGAAAAGAGCAAGGGAAGAGATAAAAAGGCACACATCAGAACCCCAGTATGCTTCCAGAACCCACCTACAGTGGTATGGAAGGAAGACGGAGGAGGCAAAGTGACCTCTAAGTAAGAATTAAacccatcagggcttccctggtggcgcagtggttaagaatccgcctgccaatgcaggggacacgggttcgagccctggtccgggaagatcccacatgcctcggagcaactgagcccacgcgccacaactactgaagcccgtgcacctagagcccgtgctctgcagcagcaagagaagccgctgcaatgagaagcccgtgcaccacaatgaagagtagccccgctcgccgcagctagagaaagcccgcgcgcagcaacgaagacacaaagcagccaagaataaataagtaaaataaataaatttatttttaaaaagaagaattaaatccATCGACAGCGATGGCACACACGGCACAGGGTGAGGTCTTGGGTGTGTGCATCAGCTCAAGGCTTTGAAACTCAACCTTATTGCCAGCTTGctgaaaatcataaaaaattcTCTTTAAGACATCTTATtgagagacaaggaagggaaaGTCTGTAGGCATGGAACTGAAAGCTGGAGAAGAATTTTGAAGCCATCTTCTTCTGCCCAATAAGGATCCTAGTAGACCAGAGCTCTCTGGTCCAGGGCGGCTAAATGTGAAGTTAACCCTGTTTCTCCCTCCGGCCACTTCATGCCCCTAAAGTTGCTCATGAACTGGCCAGCAAGGAAGAACGTGCATGTTAAGAACTCTgtccatagggacttccctggcggtccagtggttaagacttcgccttccaacgcagggggtacaagttcagtctctggtcagagagctaagatcccacatgcctcacagccaaaaaaaaccgaaaacagaaaacagaagcaatattgtaacaaattcaatagaaactttagaaatggtctacatccaaaaaaaaaaaaaatcttcaaaaagaaaagaaaagaactctgTCCATAGAGGAGCCTAACTTTATTGTCGGGACCAGAGGTAGTTCCTTCTAAAGACTATTTGAGGTGTCGTACTGACCAGCGTATGAGGTAGGATGCTACCAGAATTTAGGGGtccagggagggcaggagagcaGTTCCCTCCGAGAAAGAGTTGTCTGGTGCCAGCGGTGCCACCCCATTGAAGAGCCAGGGGGGCACATGGCCAGCTCTCAGGACTCACCTTCTCCCGCACTTTGTAGATCGGTGGTAGCTTCTCCTCCACTTGCCGAGATAAACGTGGACTATTGGACTCTTTTAACATCGTACGTGTGATGGATTCTGGTGTCTTCTGCATTAGTCCAATGTGAGGGAACTGGAAAAACAGCACACGCCTTGATTAAAACCAGACACATCTGAATCTCTAAGCCAAGTATCAGGGCTTCCTCTGTAAAGGGATTAAAATGCAATTTGGGTGCTTCTGGCATGCGATGGAAATGgcataatttttgtaa
This sequence is a window from Physeter macrocephalus isolate SW-GA chromosome 20, ASM283717v5, whole genome shotgun sequence. Protein-coding genes within it:
- the TEX36 gene encoding testis-expressed protein 36 isoform X2 — encoded protein: MAKGRHFNPPLDKDGRWFPHIGLMQKTPESITRTMLKESNSPRLSRQVEEKLPPIYKVREKQAVNNNFPFSVHDSRHSLQNSGFYLDSGLGRKKISPEKRQHISRNFNLWACDYVPSCLDGFSNNQISYVCQEAVVVPIFRRFPRHYNELRNTFKFIPQQSYTEDLKKNPKVRFMIDKKAGSPLEP
- the TEX36 gene encoding testis-expressed protein 36 isoform X1; this encodes MQKTPESITRTMLKESNSPRLSRQVEEKLPPIYKVREKQAVNNNFPFSVHDSRHSLQNSGFYLDSGLGRKKISPEKRQHISRNFNLWACDYVPSCLDGFSNNQISYVCQEAVVVPIFRRFPRHYNELRNTFKFIPQQSYTEDLKKNPKVRFMIDKKAGSPLEP